The stretch of DNA CTTCAAGACGAAGAGGTGACAAGCCTGGGGGGCTGTGAGGTAACACCAGGAGGTTCTGGGAGCAGGGGTGTGGCAGAATGGCAACCTGAGAGGTGTAGGACAAGCCCCTGCTGGCAGAGGGTCGTCAGCATTCGATTAGTGTCTGAGCAGGACGGTTAAGTAACGCACCCGTTCTGTACATGCTGTGCCTTCCCTGGTTCCCCTGGTGATCCTCCACAGCATGGACGCCGTGGgaccatccctggagctgctgaagcaggtggaacagcagctgaggaGACCTGTGTGGGTCAACGGGGACATCCTGGCAGGGCCCGGTGGGAGCCGCCCAGCGCTGAACGCTCAGAGCATCCTCGGCACCATCACCTCGACCTTCCCCGACATCACCCTGTCCCTGGGCTGGACCACAGGCTGGCACGGCCACCACCATGGGCAAGGTACATAGCTCTAGCCAGGCCTCACCCTGCACGGctgcttttcttcacatttGTCTCTTAATTGACTCAACACAAGCTCTGCAACATCCTCTATTTGAAACTCGTAGTGAATGACATGAGAATGATTTTCTTTGCTGGTGTGTGAGATGCAGTGTGATCCTGCAATTACCTCAGTGTTGGACTGGCAACTGGACTGCGTAAAAATCTGatctttttgttgttaaaatgAACTCCTTTGTTCTTCAACTCATTCTCATGCACTGAGGAGCTTCGGGAGACAAACCCTTCAGCCCCTGTTTCAGGTAGGTCTCTCCCTGAATCCTTGGAGGATTGGTTTGGTAATTGGAATTCTGGCATGTTTCCTGAGGAAGAACAGACTATCCAGAAATTTAAAACCCTGTCTGTGCTTCTTTTGATCACTGAAATCAAATTGTTAGTTAACCTTGTCTTCATTTCTATTGAATAATTGAATTTTTGCAgtgaattttccatttttcattatttttgggTCCTTTTCACAGTATTCCTCTTTCTTGTAATTCTCATTATGATCAGCAGGGTCCCCACCAGCATTGTCTGTGGCCACCAGGGCAAAATTATACACTGTTCCAATTGCTGATTACTCTTTAGCAAGATTTAGTATTTTGCTATATGATGCACAGTaattttattaaactgttcaGTGCtttctctcaaatattttcagcGCAGGAAAAAGTTGGTGGAAATATGCATTGGAAATACTGAGcgacattttaaaattaatttaatgttcTCTCCATTCTAGGTTTCAGTTTATGGTAATACTAATTAAGGGTATGCTGGAAGACTTGGGAAAAACAGCTCATTTGACTGATTTCAACTAAAAGTTGCTGTTTGTCCAAcaagactatttttttaatatttggtgcttttttattctttccagtCACACATTGCATATGAGTAATTGAGAAAAAATTTTTAACTGTTGTTTATATGATTTTCATAACctgtggaaacaaaagaaatcttaaTTTAGGTAGCTGCATAACCTGGGAAATCTTAATTTAGGTAGCTGCAGTGCTTGTAAAAATCTCAGCAGAGGCACTTGGAGTGTTTTAGATTGCTtgatgtttgcatttttttaagcGCAGAATGTTTTGTGTGCTTTGTTTGTGTATAACTCAGTTCTATGGGATTCATTCaaattttttccctaatttttccttcctgtttttgTTTCTAGAGGGTCCCTGTCAATGTCAGACGAGTCCATCCTGGAGTCAGTGGCAGCGAATTTAAAAATGTCACGTTCTGTAGCTGTATGTGAAATAACAGTGCAGCTACTGCAGAGGAAGGTTTTAAtaatcattttattttcccatgttAATATTACCTTTCTCCtctgggattattttttcttagaacCATATGGaaatttcctttcagaattcCACAATTTTCACCAGTCCCTGACTTGGCTCATTTTGTGTCACAGCTGAATCACTCTGTCAAGCTCTGGGTTGGGTGTGCGTTGTTTGTGAAGGGTTTTTTCAGTCCAGTGTTGTTCCCTGCAGGGTACGACTGGGGGATGGTGGAGGAGATgtctcagctgtgccaggccctgtcccagcctgtgACATTCCCTGTCAGGGCCGTGCTAGTGCCGCGCTCCCTCCCTACTCTCCGCTGGCTGATCCAGCAGTCAGACAGGTTGGTCTGGGGGCCTCCATTCCCACCTGTCCTGTTATAAACACAGCTGTTAAATTAAATACAACACACTTATTCCAGTGacattggaaatattttccctttcagttcTTTAATTCCTTCAGCTCTCACgttgtttgtttcatttgacAGAATTGGTCACtgttaatttctgtaaaataataagtttccaaaagcttctttttcATTACCTACAGTAAGAATTAATTTCACAATATTACTGCATTAAGAATATGTCTTATGAATTGTGCCAGTCTCAAATATATCCACATTGGATACAAGCAGTATTCCCACTGAAATATTAGGATTTTCTCTTTCACCTCAGAATAAAAGTCACGATCTTTTAGTGGCATGATTAGAAGACAGAAATTCCTGAGCCAGTTTTACTGACATAtaattaaattctgatttacccatattttaaattaatacgGTTTTATTATACAAAGGGGAACATTAAGTATGTGTCATAAGGAGATCGTGGAGAGTAATGCTTTTAACTGTGCTTGATACTGTGGagattttcaggtttttttaaaagttacatgCAATTAATGACAATTCAGTTAATCAGGTGGCATCACTGCACATCACTGAGGCGACAGAACAGAGCATGACAATCACCCACGTCTGGGATTGCATCCTGTTTCCTGTTCTGCAGCTCAGCCTGTGACTATTGATTACTTTGTCAAAGCTTAAATGCTCAGCCTGGTAATTTCTTTGCTGTATATCTGCCCaagattttttatttaactaCTTGCTTGTTTTGGCAGAACACTCACACAGATAAATTGTTCTAGAGGTTGcaattttttgtatttaattacaTTACTAAAATTGAGATATCATCGTTGTGAATATTTTTTAGGAGCTTATTAGTGCAATGTCTCTCTGATTTatgtgcttttttctcttttgctgttttcccttttttttgcaTGTAGGTACAGCCTCACTGTTTGGACAGGAAAGGACGACATATATTCTGTAGAGGATTTGCTTTCCATCCGAGAAAACTTTGATAAAAGTAGGGTTTATTATGACATTTTCGAGCCACAAGATTCTGAATTCAAAAAAGCCATTGGAATAGAACAGTAAATGCAAAGCAGGCAATGCCTGACGTTACAATGCTCTATattgtaatttctttcaaatgtgaGGATTTCTTGTtcagagaaatgcattttccttgCCAGAGAAGCCATATTGAGCACACTTCTGGTTACTGGAGGAGATTTGGTACAACACTGGGGGAAAAGCTTCTCAAACAGAAATCCAGTGCCTTCTTCAGTGTTCCCTCCTCCCCATATGGGATCCTGGGGGCTCCACATCCCAGAAAGGGAGAAGGGCTGTTTGTACTGAGTTAGCCCTGGTGGAGTTCTGTGTCCTGTGGTCACTGTGCCCCGTCAGAGCTGagtgggagtggggagggggctgcaggagggccTGGGACAGCCCCGGGGGTGATCCTGACCTGGCCCGGAGCACAGGGAGAGGTCCTGGCAAGGAGCACATCGGGCACAGTcagagagctgagctgtgacagagcagtgctggtgcCTCTCTCAAGGGCTTGGAATCTCAGAACTTGTGTGTGAGATGTTCCCCTGCCATGTCTCTGGCAGCCAGAGAGccaaggagctgcagggagatCAGTGATCGCAGCAAAAACAGCTAATTTATGTGATCACAGGTATTTTCTGCGTTGTCCTGATTTTTGTGCATCCCTTTAACTGACAGGACTTCACAAATTTTCACAAGTGGAAGTTCCCTCTGAGGGGAACTGAGTGGTCTGCTGACCACTGCGGGAAGAGCCTGACCTGCTTCATTTAAACCATTTGTTTTGCCCGTTTTGCTTCTACAGCCCTCAGAATTCACTCAGACTGAGGCGCCAGCTGTGTGTTGTTGCCTCTGCCAGACCTTACAAAcaatacaaacaaaaacacggtgtcagaggaggttttgATTTCTGGGTAAAAGCTGATGCCCTGAGCAGGGATTGCCATGTCTTCTTGTCCTcctgttcccattcctctcACATGGTTCCTGTGGGAATTGGGTTGATACGGATGTTGAACACAACTCTTTATAGTTAGTGCTGAAGTTAATTACAGCAGTTTTTGGTTCTTACATAGCCCTGGTACAGCTGTGATAGAAAAATTAGTTACATTTCCTAATCCTAAATTTTGAAACATGGTGATTTCACATAGTCACTAAAATCCAAGACTCCCTGCTGTTACCAGTGGCTCCTTTGACAGCTCCATCTAATAATTGTTCTGTGTTATTGAGGAGTAGAGCCTTCCTCATTTTTGCTACCTACTAAGCTATGTGTGGGTAAAATTAGCAAAAATTTTTCcatataaggaagaaactatCTGGTTGTACTTGGGATAGTTAAACAAAGtacttaatttcatttattccaCCAGGCAAAATGAGTGGCCATAACCACCAAAGGGTCAGGTTTGCAACTGTGATTCCTTTAATGGAATCCTTTACTTGGGGGAAGTACTTATTTTTCAGCCATAGTTGCAGGCAGTTGCATTCATTGACTTAAGGGATTTCATCTCTCagtgttttggtgtttttggGTCTACACAGACAGACTTTTCTGTTATTTAGAAACCTTTTTCCCATTGACCAGTTCCCACCTGAAGTACTGGGATTTGTTAAAAATCAGTAAACTATTGAATAAAAAACATCAGCAATTGCTAGAAGTGTTTTTAAGGAAGATATATCTCTGAGTAATATCCGTGGATGTGAATAAACAGGGATattcagataaaattaaaagaagacaTGATCTGGATTACCAGGAAAATTGATGTAGGCAATTAATTTAAGACATGTAAAACTAGATTAAACAAGTGCTAGGAATTAGTTCTATGAAGCATTCTTGTGAAGACAGAAGAGTTTGGCTGTGTGGTGAATTGTATGGATTTTCCTACATATCTAAatttctgtatgtattttttacCCATAGATCTCTGCTAATTCCATGTGAACTTGTTTATGTCAGTCTGGTCTGAGTTGCAcataaataaattcatttgaATTTCTTACTCTGTGTTTATTCAAATGCTCTCCTAAAATAAAACGATTTATGTGTGAGGCTGCAGTGAGACAGTAATGGTGAGATGAAGCCAGGTTTTATTCTGGTGGGAGAGCCAGTCTGTGTTGTTTTAGCTGTagctgtctttttatttttttttcttttactttctgtcAGGGATCTGTTCCTTGTATTATACAAACACTGGTAATTTACTGCAAGTGCACTTTtagctttctgtttctctgtgaaTTTGAAGGACCTTagtaaacagataaaataacaCAGTACAGAAGAGAGATGTCACTGTGTCCTGCACAGTGACCCAGCTGTGTCCTGTCATGACACAGAAGCAATGGGAGCAAAGCACAAACGCTATTTGCTGGTTGTTTAAATGTACTgtggaatgaaagaaaatgcccccaaaggcacatttttcaaatgtgttgCTCCATCTGATGTTCTCTACATCTCCCTCTTCAGCATTCATttgaaaaaccaaaaaccccccaacaaaaCTCGTCCTTTTTTTCAATTCAAACCATCAAATTAAAGCTGAAATTACACTAGGAGTCTTTATAACTCATTTAATAACTTGGTGATTGAATAGTCCCATCCTTttctttaagggaaaaaaaaagttacagtgTTGGggaattaaaaatgtttggtACTTGGTTCTGTGTCTGGATTTCAGGAATTTGGGGAATAAACTGGCCTGTGtacaattagaaaaaaaaaatctttggtgTTCAATGTAAAATCTTAGCGTGATTTTTAAATGGCCTTTCTAAAGTTACCACGTggatttaaaatccattttctcaTCTGTTGTGTGCCTGGGTGGAGCTGTCACTGACATGCATGGGGACACTGATCATGTCAGTGCCACTGCCATTGTGTGTAATTTCCACATTGAAGGTCTTTATGACTGTGATGTGACACTGACTGAGAGTAAGAGCAGAtgatttttgctgctttttcaccAGCAGGTGAGAGATGGGAAACCATAGCTTTCAACACCAGCAAGGGGAGACTCTCAGCCTGTGGTATTTTCTGTGCCCAGAGACAAAAAAGGAACCTGAAAGGTCTGTTGTTTTTTATCTCGGGTGCCTTGGGAAGTGAGGGGTTCTAACATTAGAAACTCCGGTTGTGCTGACCgttcttcactgaaaagaacATCAGGGGTGGCTGGGAAATGTCATGGATTAAGGGCTTCAAAGATAGCACAAGAGCATCTCCATGACTGGAACCGCAGGAAGCTTCTGGCAGGTGGAGAGAGCCTCTCTCACACCATACTTTGCACAAATTGAGCTATATTGGATTAAATCTAAGTAACTGTTCCCATTTTCTTGCATAGAGGCAACCTGAGAAATACTTCTAAGTGAGAACCTTTGGCAGTGACTCATCATCTACTGAGTGGTGAATAAAAGCATGTGCTTATTTCCATGTTCCcttggtgggggaaaaaaaaaacttttatttattcatcATAACAACATCAAGAGAACaaagcttcttttctttgaagGTCACTCATAACAGTAAtgcaaaaacaaacagtaataTTAACCCTTCACGTTATTTCTGCGCCACAATTAATCACAAAATACTGGTAACACTACTGAAAAACTTCCCTTTCAAGACACTTGCCATTTTCCTCCATTGTCCAAgtattttgtggaaaaaattactctttcagTTAAGGGAGCAATAGTCTCAATAtacataattaattttaaaatcaaaacagcaTCAATTGGGTTTTATACCCTCAGCACAGATACCAGTTAGAACACCTGGTGATGGTAGATTTCTTCTAAAAAAGGActtgtatgtttttaaagatccattttccattgcaaatatttaatttcattgtgAGATGAAGAAATGACAAATtgccatttccatttttaatgccaggaaaacatttgaaaaatatattgtgTGTAGGGACCAATTTGTACTCAGTTAATACTGACATACTCTGTTCCATGTAACTTCTCTGTCATAAAAAGATTTCCACATAATCCCTGCTTCTATCTGATGTACACAGGGGCTGATCCGACAAcatcagaaggaaaaggcagaaccTGAATGGCAACAAATACTCCAAAAAAGATATTTACACAGAATATGTTTATCATCCCCTTTGAATTATGTTTATCATCCcctttaaattgtttttatcatCCCCTTTAAATTGTTTCATGTTTATCATCCCCTTTATCATATACTAAGTGCAAAGCTAAATAACATCACAGTTATTTGTTAGGCAATGTCAGATTCGGTGAACTTTGACTGAAGCTGCAAGCAGACATAGTACTGACtgagcattttcagaaaaaaagtatttcagtatACTGAAATTCACATTACACAGACACAATTTCAGTACAACTACTTTCTGTAAACTATGACAACGTAGAACACATTCACTTTTTCTCAATATTTAGAAGATGAGATCTAAAATGCTAAATGCAGACCAGTATCTATGGTATGCACACAAAGACAGAGCCATGTTTGGAATTGTAGAACactaaaggaaagcaaagaaagatgGATTTTTAGATAGAGATGATGAAAAATATGCAGTAGCTTAGAGTCTGCAGAGGAGTGTTTTCTACCCCTAAGACATGCAGTCCTCTGCTTCAAATTAGGCAAAATGTGAATTTCCATCTCCCAGGTGAGTTTTGTCATTAAAaccacagaacagtttgggttggaaggggccttaaagcccatcttgtcccaacccccttgccataggcagggacaccttccagtagaccaggttgctctgaaccctgtccaacctggccttggacagttccagggatggatagtctgggcaacttgtgccaaGGCCTCCTCACGCCTGGATTGTCTTTTTTTAGGTCTGTCTGAGCAGGAGGACAgagcttttccctgctcccaagCCTGTGTGTGAAGTGCCCTTGCTGAAGAACACTTGATGTGCCCCACCATCTGTACCCTGATGAAAAGGGCTGTGACTGGGGACAAAGAGCTCCTGCATGACCTGGAGATCTCTTTTGGGGGGAGTCCAGAACTGCTGACAGTGACAGACTCTTGTTTAGATATAGGCTCTGCCTCCCCCACCCTTCCTTTTCTGAGAGGAGCAGATTCCAGCAGGCCAGAACCTTGAGCAGCCCCAGGTGGCTAAGACACCTCGTTGACAGTGTGAGCAGTTTGTTTGTGTCACACTCAGGGCTCATTGTGCTCCTTGTGGACTCCTGACAGGGC from Chiroxiphia lanceolata isolate bChiLan1 chromosome Z, bChiLan1.pri, whole genome shotgun sequence encodes:
- the FAM151B gene encoding protein FAM151B: MASETVGSWSEWPVDHFLRSGRITARDGAAVRWFHAANSRARAAAAARSNVHMVEADVLLRGGEGGKGDPILAHPPDTDSDITLQEWLTQMVNTNKGIKLDFKSMDAVGPSLELLKQVEQQLRRPVWVNGDILAGPGGSRPALNAQSILGTITSTFPDITLSLGWTTGWHGHHHGQGYDWGMVEEMSQLCQALSQPVTFPVRAVLVPRSLPTLRWLIQQSDRYSLTVWTGKDDIYSVEDLLSIRENFDKSRVYYDIFEPQDSEFKKAIGIEQ